In Arvicola amphibius chromosome 1, mArvAmp1.2, whole genome shotgun sequence, one DNA window encodes the following:
- the LOC121676939 gene encoding extensin-like has protein sequence MVHKFSSSSMQATRAASPGPPGLPLLPSNCSINSPEGPQGPRRVPPPIPPRSKLRAPQKPPLSPTTRDISPGPPRSITLPLPPCMPTEQPHQVKTEKYITKVEDTKPEGLLHANYDNGDVSQPTANTELPSCPGTSDRGPPGLLLLPANCSINGPERPQGPRCVPPPIPPRSKLWAPQKPPLSPTTRDISPGPPRSITLPLPPCMPTEQPHQVEDTKPKELLPANYDDGNVSQPTANTELPSCPGTSERGPPGLLLLPANCSINGPERPQGPRCVPPPIPPRSKLWAPQKPPLSPTTRDISPGPPRSITLPLPPCMPTEQPHQVEDTKLEGFLPASYDDCVVTHPTANTQLSSYAGTSDRDDTLQGS, from the exons ATGGTCCATaagttctcctcttcctccatgcAGGCCACCAGAGCAGCCTCACCAG GTCCTCCAGgtctacctcttcttccttccaactGTTCCATCAATAGTCCAGAAGGACCCCAAGGACCACGTCGTGTTCCTCCACCAATCCCACCTCGGTCCAAGCTACGGGCACCTCAGAAGCCACCTCTATCTCCAACAACTCGGGACATTTCTCCAGGACCACCACGGTCCAtaactctgcctcttcctccgtgCATGCCAACAGAGCAGCCTCACCAGGTGAAAACAGAGAAGTACATTACAAAG gttGAAGACACAAAGCCGGAAGGATTACTTCATGCAAATTATGACAATGGCGATGTGTCCCAGCCTACTGCCAATACTGAATTACCATCATGTCCAGGTACAAGTGACAGAG GTCCTCCGGGTCTACTTCTTCTTCCCGCGAACTGTTCCATCAATGGTCCAGAAAGACCCCAAGGACCACGTTGTGTTCCTCCACCAATCCCACCTCGGTCCAAGCTATGGGCACCTCAGAAGCCACCTCTATCTCCAACAACTCGGGACATTTCTCCAGGACCACCACGGTCCAtaactctgcctcttcctccgtgCATGCCAACAGAGCAGCCTCACCAG GTTGAAGACACAAAGCCGAAGGAATTACTTCCTGCAAATTACGATGATGGCAATGTGTCCCAGCCTACTGCCAATACTGAATTACCATCATGTCCAGGTACAAGTGAAAGAG GTCCTCCGGGTCTACTTCTTCTTCCCGCGAACTGTTCCATCAATGGTCCAGAAAGACCCCAAGGACCACGTTGTGTTCCTCCACCAATCCCACCTCGGTCCAAGCTATGGGCACCTCAGAAGCCACCTCTATCTCCAACAACTCGGGACATTTCTCCAGGACCACCACGGTCCAtaactctgcctcttcctccgtgCATGCCAACAGAGCAGCCTCACCAG GTTGAAGACACAAAGCTGGAAGGATTTCTTCCTGCAAGTTATGACGATTGCGTTGTTACCCATCCTACTGCCAACACTCAATTATCATCATATGCAGGTACAAGTGACAGAGATGACACTCTGCAGGGTTCTTAG